In Mustela nigripes isolate SB6536 chromosome 2, MUSNIG.SB6536, whole genome shotgun sequence, a single window of DNA contains:
- the LOC132010587 gene encoding olfactory receptor 5K1: MTEENHTMKSEFILTGFTDNPELKTLLFVVFFVIYLITMVGNLGLVILISKEHHLHTPMYIFLGNLAIVDSCCACAITPKMLGNFFSENRVVSLYECMAQFYFLCTVETADCFLLAAMAYDRYVAICSPLQYHTMMSKKLCVQMTTGAYIAGNLHSMIHVGFLFRLAFCGSNHINHFYCDILPLYRLSCVDPYINELVLFVFSGSIQVFTIGSVLISYFYILFTIFKMKSKEGRVKAFSTCASHFLSVSLFYGSLFFMYIRPNLLEEGDRDIPAAILFTIVVPLLNPFIYSLRNKEVITVLRKILKKKRSHESWKQMTSTIT, encoded by the coding sequence ATGACTGAAGAAAATCATACCATGAAAAGTGAGTTTATCCTCACAGGATTTACAGATAACCCAGAGTTGAAGACCCTTCTGTTTGTGGTGTTTTTTGTCATCTATCTGATTACCATGGTGGGGAATCTAGGCCTGGTGATACTGATTTCAAAAGAGCATCATCTTCACACACCAATGTACATCTTTCTGGGCAACTTGGCTATTGTGGATTCTTGCTGCGCCTGTGCCATTACTCCTAAGATGTTAGGGAACTTCTTTTCTGAGAACAGAGTGGTTTCCCTCTATGAATGCATggcacaattttattttctttgcactGTTGAAACTGCAGATTGCTTTCTTCTGGCAGCAATGGCCTATGATCGCTATGTGGCCATATGCAGTCCACTGCAGTACCACACCATGATGTCAAAGAAACTCTGCGTTCAGATGACCACAGGGGCCTACATAGCTGGAAACCTGCATTCCATGATTCATGTTGGGTTTCTGTTTAGGTTAGCTTTCTGTGGATCTAATCACATTAACCACTTTTATTGTGATATTCTTCCTTTATACAGACTCTCCTGTGTTGACCCTTATATCAATGAACTGGTACTATTTGTCTTTTCAGGCTCAATTCAAGTCTTCACCATAGGCAGTGTCTTAATATCTTACTTCTACATTCTCTttactattttcaaaatgaaatccaaagaaGGAAGGGTCAAAGCCTTTTCTACCTGTGCATCCCACTTTTTATCCGTTTCATTATTCTATGGATCTCTTTTTTTCATGTACATTAGACCAAATTTGCTTGAAGAAGGTGATAGGGATATTCCAGCTGCGATTTTGTTTACAATAGTAGTTCCTTTACTAAATCCTTTCATCTATAGCCTAAGAAATAAGGAAGTAATAACTGTCTTgagaaaaattctgaagaaaaaaagatctcATGAAAGTTGGAAACAAATGACATCTACTATAACCTAA